The Thermoanaerobaculia bacterium genomic sequence TGGAGCCGGGGACCCTCACGCTCTCCCCCGGGGAATTCGAGCGCAAGATCACGCCGCGCACGCGCGCGGTCGTCCCCGTGCATCTCTACGGGCAGTCGGCCGACCTCGATCCGATCCTCGCGGCCGCCCGGCGGCGCGGCATCCGCGTCGTCGAGGACGCGTGCCAGGCGATCGGCGCGAAGTACCGCGGCCGGGCGGTCGGGACGTTCGGCGACGTCGGCGCCTTCTCGTTCTTCCCGACCAAGAACCTCGGCGCCGCGGGAGACGCGGGCCTCGTCACGACCGAGGACGCGGCGCTCGCCGCGCGCCTCCGGCGCCTGCGCGTGCACGGCATGGAGCCGAAGTATTTCCACGCGGAGATCGGAGGGAACTTCCGGCTGGACGAGATCCAGGCGGCGGTGCTGCGGGTGAAGCTCGAGCGGCTCGCGGGGTGGAACGCCCGCCGCGCCGCGATCGCGGCCGAGTACCGGGAACGGCTCGCGCCGGCCGAGGCGGCGGGAAAGCTGACGCTCCCGGTCGTCGGGCCGGACCGCGATCACATCTACCACCAGTTCGTCGTGCGGGTGGCGGACCGCGACGCGGTCCGTGCACGACTCGCCGAAGCGGGCGTGGGATCGGAGGTCTATTACCCGGTCCCGCTCCATCTCCAGGAATGCTTCTCGGCGCTCGGCGGCAAGCCCGGCGACCTTCCCGTCTCGGAGCGGGCGGCCCGAGAGGTCCTCGCGCTCCCGATCTGGCCGGAGCT encodes the following:
- a CDS encoding DegT/DnrJ/EryC1/StrS family aminotransferase, whose translation is MTATKVPLLDLTRQFAEYRDEAMAAVAGVFASQRFILGDQGAALERELAAFLGASHAIGVSSGTDALLAALMALDVRTGDEVIVPAFSFFATAGVVSRLGAVPVFADVEPGTLTLSPGEFERKITPRTRAVVPVHLYGQSADLDPILAAARRRGIRVVEDACQAIGAKYRGRAVGTFGDVGAFSFFPTKNLGAAGDAGLVTTEDAALAARLRRLRVHGMEPKYFHAEIGGNFRLDEIQAAVLRVKLERLAGWNARRAAIAAEYRERLAPAEAAGKLTLPVVGPDRDHIYHQFVVRVADRDAVRARLAEAGVGSEVYYPVPLHLQECFSALGGKPGDLPVSERAAREVLALPIWPELEAGEIAAVAAAVEHAVR